The window ATCCAGGGTCATGAAAGCCCACTGCGGATCGACGGTGGGGTTCACAACGGTGAGGTTGAGCTGATGGCGCTCGCCGATTTCGCCCCAGTAGTCCACAGAGGCGCCCCCCATGGGGTCGGCGCCGATGCGGACCCCGGCGTTGCGAATCGCATCAAGGTTCAGCACGGATGGGAGATCGTCCACGTAGCTGCTGAGGAAGTCGAACTTGCCCGTTGTGTCAGCGGTAAGGGCATCATTCAGCGGCATGCGCTTGACGCCGCGGAGACCGTTCTCGAGCAGCTGGTTGGCGCGGTCGGCGATCCATCCGGTGGCGTCGGTGTCTGCCGGACCGCCGTGGGGAGGGTTGTATTTGAAGCCACCGTCGCCTGGCGGGTTGTGGCTGGGGGTGACCACGATGCCGTCAGCCTGGGGCGTACCCGGCGCGGCTTCGCGGTTGTACTTGAGGATGGCGTGGCTCAGCGCCGGCGTCGGGGTGTAGGCGTGCCGGGCGTCCACCAGAACGGTGACGCCATTGGCGGCTAGTACTTCCAGAGCAGAGTTCTGTGCCGGCTCACTGAGGGCGTGGGTGTCGCGGCCGATGAACAGCGGCCCTGTGATGCCCTGGCGGCCACGATATTCCACGATTGCCTGCGTGATCGCAAGGATGTGCGGCTCGTTGAAGGACGCCTTCAAGCTGGATCCGCGGTGCCCGGACGTACCAAACGCCACGCGCTGCGCAGGGTCGCCCACATCCGGAGTTACGTCGAAATACGCATCCAGCAAGGCTGTGATGTCAACAAGGTCCTGGGGAAGGGCAACTGTGCCCGCTCGGCTAGCCATGGGGTCCAGCATGCCAGACCATGGGGTCTGCTGACACGAAATGTCCGGGATCCGGCCCCTGTGACGCCGAATGGCGTTGTTTCGTCAGAACAAAAACGGCAAAGTCAGCAAAGATTCATTCCCCGTTCAGACCACATCAGGCGCACCCGTTCCCCCTGGGCGCACCACTTGTTCACCAGTGGCGCGCCCTTTCGCGCTATTCGCTACAGAGGTTAGGGGTGCGGCCGGGGGTAGGGGTAGCGAACAACCCAGTGGCAGATAACGCTAGACGGCGGTGTAGCCGCCATCAGCGAGTACATAAGAGCCGGTCATGAAGCTGGCCTTGTCCGACAGGAGGAACGTTGTGACGTTGGCGATCTCCTCCGCCGTGCCCAGTCGGCCGAGCGGGTGCTTTGCTTCGAGGCCGCTGATGACCTCTTTCGGCGCTGCAGCCAACAGGGGAGTATCAATGTAGCCGGGTCCTACCGCATTGACCCGAAGCCCCTGGGCTCCGTATTCAGCGGCAGCATTCTTGGTCATGCCCACTACGCCGTGCTTGGCTGCGGTGTACGCGGCGTTGCCGGGGGCGGCTACAGCGCCGTGAATGGATGCCATGTTCACAATGGCACCCTCGGATGCGCCTGCGGCAAGGATGGCCGGGACTTGGTAGCGCATTCCGTAGAGGACGCCGCTCAAGTTAATGGCGATGACCCGGTCCCAGTCTTCGATGTCGATTTCTCCCACAGGAGCGCTGGCGCCGCCGATGCCGGCGTTGTTGACGGCGTAGTTGAGCGCACCGTAGGTCTCCACTGCGAAGTCGACTGCTTTCTTGCTGTCCTCGGCCACAGCTGTGTTGCCTTGGAACGGTACTGCCTTGCCGCCGTCGGCCGTGATCTCCCCGGCCACGCGCGTGGCGGCGTCGAGGTTGACGTCCACAACAACTACGTTGACGCCGTTCTTCGCGAGGTCCTTGCTGATTGCTTCCCCGAGGCCGGAGCCCCCGCCGGTGACGAGCGCGGTTTTGCCTTCGAAGTTACCCATGATTCCTCCTTTGCGGGACGGGTCCCGCAGATTTCGTTGGTGAGCGATGTTGAGATCGCTATTACCGAAAACCAAGTCGGGCTCGAAAATATTCCATGCGTATGCATGAATGTGACCCTCCTCGCAACGGTGGCACACACGCGGGGCGCGCGCTACCTTATGTGGCGCCCCCGGCGGCGGTAGTGTTGGGACAAAGACCAGATCCAGGGGGATACCTATGTCAGACCAGCCATCCAAGGGCAACGAGGACAAGCCCGCGGGCTACGAACCGCCGCAGTACGTCCCGCCCGCACAGTTCAGCGCGCCCGAGCCAGGCACGTTCAGCCAGGGCCCGTCCGCCGAAAGCGCACCTGAGCAGGGTGCGCCTGAGCAGGGCGCACCTGAGTACGGCGCCAACGCCACCCAGCCGCTCCCGCCCTACGAACAGGGCGCGCCCGGGCAGAACCCGTACACGCAGCCGCAGGAGCCGGCCGGCACGTATGCGCCTGGCGATTACAGCCAGCAGCCCCCTTCCCCATACGGCCAGCCGCCGAGCCCTTACCAGCAACAGGCGTTCAACCAGCAGCCCTATGGCCAGCAGCCTTACGGCCAGCCGCAGTCACCCTACGGCCAGCCCGCCTACTACGCCATGCAGGCCGAGCCCAAGGGCCTGAGCATCGCAAGCATGTGCTGTGGCATCGCCATCTATGTTGGCTTCGGGTTCTTCATCCTCCCGCAGATCGCCGCAGTAGTCCTGGGCCACCTCGCCTTGAAGCGCGAGCCTGCCGGCAAGGGAATGGCGATCGCCGGTCTGGTGATGGGTTACCTCGGCGTGGCGCTGACGCTGATCTTCGGCATCATCTTCTTCGTCGCCATTGGCGCGTCAAGCGGCAGCCGCTACAACTACTAGAGCACGTACGACGGCGACCCTTGCGTCAGGTGGGATTTCCACCGGACGCAAGGGTCGCCGTCGTTATGTGTGCACGCCGTCAGCCAGGAACCCTAGCGAACGCCGCCCATCAGCTTCTTGATTGCCGGGGTTGCTGCAGCCAAGCCAACGGCCAAGACCACTGCAACGCCACCGATCCCAAGGAAGTACGGGAGTTCATCCTCGGGGTTGTAGAGACCGGCGAGGATGCCGGCCAGGGTGGTGCCGAGCGAGACGGACAGGAAGAACAACGCCACCATCTGAGTGTGGAACGCCTTGGGTGCGAGCTTTGTGCTCACGGACAGGCCGATGGGGGAGAGGAACAGCTCCGCCAAGGTGAACATGAACAGGATGCCCACCAGCGCCAGCAGCGGGGTCTTGCCCTCGCCGGCCAACGGGATGAACGCCAGGAATGCCAGGCCCATGATCAACAGGCCCGCGGAGAACTTCAGCGGTGAGCTGGGCTGCTTGGAGCCCAGCTTGGTCCAGAGGGCAGCCATGACGCCGGCGAAGATGATGATGAACACCGGGTTGATGGACTGGACCCAGGCCGCCGGCATTTCCCAGCCGAACAGGTTGCGGTCAAGCTTCTCTTGCGAGTACACGGCGATGAACGTGAACTGCTGCTGGAACAGTGCCCAGAACCCGGCCGATGCTATGAAAAGCGGGATGAAGGCCACTACGCGCTTGCGCTCCACGCCGGTGACCAGCGGGCTGCGGAAGATGAGGAACAGATAGATCACAGCGGCGCCGATTGCGGCGTAGGCCATGCTGCTGGCCAGGTTGTTGGCGTTGACGAGCCCCGTGCCGAGCAGGACGCCAATGACAATCAGGATGGCCAGGAAGATCAGGCCGTACTTGGTGCGGTCTTTCGCCGGGAGCGGGTTGGGAACGCGGTGGGCTTCCTCGGGGAGCCTCTTGCGGCCCAACGAGTAGATGACCAGGCCGATCGCCATGCCCACTGCTGCAGCGCCGAAGCCGATGTGGAAGCCGTAGCTTGTCTGCAGCCAGCCTGTGACCAGCGGGCCAATGAGGCCGCCCAGGTTGATGCCCATGTAGAAGATGGAGAAGCCGGCGTCGCGGCGCTCGTCCTTCTCGCCATACAGGCTGCCCACCAACGCGGTGGCGTTCGCTTTCAGGCCGCCGGAGCCAATACCTACCAACACCAGGCCTGCGATCAGGCCTGGAACGCCCGGCAGGAGGGCCAGTGCGATGTGGCCCGCCATGATCATGATGGCTGAACCGAACAGAACCTTTTCGGAGCCGAAGAGACGGTCGGCGAGCCAGGCGCCGAGGATCGTCGACAGGTAAACGCCACCACCGTACGCGCCCACCAAACCAGCAGCGAGCCCCTGGTCAATGGAAAGACCGCCCTGCTCGGCGGTGAAGTACATGTAGTAGAGCAGGATTCCCTGCATGCCGTAGAAGGAGAATCGCTCCCACATTTCCACGGAGAAGAGGCTGGCCAACATCTTTGGGTGGCCGAAGAATGACGTATCGCCCGCTGGCTTAGCGGACTCAGCCGTGGTTTGAGGTGTGCTCATTTTCTCAATGCTGGCACTGACTGCGGGCATTGTCACATCGATGAATGCCCGGGGCAACCACTTCCCATATGTTAGACGCGGGTCTTAGTGCGTCTCGAGGGCTGCTGCGAGCTGGAGAAGCAACAGCTCAGATCCGGGCTTGCCAATCAGCTGAATACCCATCGGCAGGCCACCCGGCGTTGTGTGCACCGGAATACTGATGGCCGGGAGCCCGCACACGTTCACCATGGAGGACCACGGTGCATACTCACACTGCCGTTTGTAGTCCTCGTCAGCATCGCCGACCCACTCGCTCGGCCATTGTTCACCGCTGTGCCCGCCGCCGGTAAACCAACCGATCGGCCGCGGTGTCTGGGCCAAGGTGGGCATGAGGATCAGGTCCCACTCCGCGTACTGCGCCACGGTATCGTGCTCGAACTGCCGCAGGAATCTCAGCGCTTCATTGATCTTCAAAGCGCTCCGCTGTTGCGCCCGACGCCGGAAGGTACGGGTCAACGGTGTCAGCAAGGCTTCGCGCTGGGGTGCTATCCGGGCACTCCCGACGCCGGCAGTCCAGGCCGTGGTGAATGATTCGGGATAGCGGTTGTCATACCGGATGTCGGCTTCGCTGACGTTATGGCCGGCTTTTTCAAGCAGCTTCGCCCCCAGCATGAGGGCGTCCATCGCTTCCGGCTCGATCTCGAACGGATACACGCCAGCCCAGGGGCTGTCCAAACTCACGCCGATTCTCAGGGGTTCCGGCGCCAACCCCACAGTGGCGAGGTATCCGCCGTCGGGCGCTAGATCCCGGGGGACCAGCGCGTCCATCAGCAGCGCCGCGTCTACCGCGGTCCGGGCGAGCGGCCCGGCAACCACCAGCCTGGCGGCATCGCCCGCGCTCGCGCCCGATGGCACCAGACCCCGTCCCGGCTTCAGCCCCACCAGTCCGCAGGCACCTGCTGGAATCCGGATGGAGCCACCGCCGTCGGTTCCCGGCGCAAACGGAACAAGTCCTGCAGCCACGGCGGCGGCGCTACCGCCCGAGGATCCGCCGGAGCTGCGTCCCAAGGCATGCGGATTGCGCGACGGCGGTGCCACACGGTTTTCGCTGTACGCCGTGAGTCCAAACTCCGGAACTTGGGTCTTGCCTAGCGAAATGACACCCCGCCCCTTCAAGGTTGCCGCAAGGGCGCCGTCCTCCGGCGCCGGCTTGTGCTCAAGGGCTGCGCTGCCGTGCGTGGTGGGAACTCCGGCAACATCGGTGAGGTCCTTGAATGCGATGGGCATGCCGTGAAGGGCGGGGAGTTCTTCGCGGCGTCCCTCCCTGGTCAGGCGCGCGTACAGCCCGTCTGCAGCCTCGGCGTCTTTGAGGGCCTGTTCGGCTGTGACGGTGACGAAGGCACCCAGTTGCTTGTTCCGCGATTCAATCGCCCGCAGGAAATGCTCGGCGGATTCACGGGCAGAGAGTTCCCCCGCAGCCAAAACGTCGCGGAGCTCAACAGCTGTCAACAGGGACAAGTCGTGCAGGTAAGGATCAGCCAAGGAAACGTGGCTCCAAACGTTCCTCCACAGCAACAGCGTCCACGCTCTCACCGGCGCCGGCGGTCACCCGGAAGGCAGCCTTGTTCTTCAGCTCGGACACCACCTCCACAAGTTCCGTGCCCCGGTAAACCAGCCCGACGCCGTCGTCCGTGCAGTGGGTCTCGCCGAGCGTGCCGTTAGCCACCAGCTTGTGGATGGCCGGTGCGCGCCGCAGTTCGGAGTCGTAGTGGACACCGTTTGCATAGGGGAGGAAGCCGAGCGCATTGCTGACAGGTTTGAGTTCCGGGCCAAAGGAGTCGGTCACGCCACCCTGATACCAACAGATGGAGCCCGCTGAGACGCCGGCCAGGATCACCCCGTTTTCCCACGCTTTCCGCAGGATTCCGTCCAGTCCGTGTGCCCGCCAAACGGCCAGCAAATTCACCACCGAACCGCCGTTCACCCACACGACGTCCTGCGCCAGGAGGTGCTCCTCCGGGTCAGCGATGTTGGGCATGGTGAAGAGGTTGAGATGACTGAAATCGAACCCCGCAATGCGCGCTGCCTGGTCCATTTCCGCAGCCCACCAGCGCTGGTCACCGGATGCTGTGCCGATGTGTGTCACCCGGGGAGCGCGGCCGGAAGCGCCGGACAGCTCCACTGCGTAATGCATCAGGTGATTGAACTCGATCCTGGTCCGCTCACCTGGCCTGTAGCCGCCGGATGTCGCGAGGATCGTTGCTTGCCCAGTAGTCATACGGGTACTCCTCACAGGCCGATTGCAGGGGTGCGCTTCTGTCCCAGTCTTAACGTCCGCGCGCCGGGAAGCAAGGGCGGGGTGGCTTTGACGTTGCTGTGTCCGGTGAAGTTACGGTGTGACGCCCCGGGGACTAGGCTGGATGCTGGACTTATTCGATGGAAGGGAACGCCATGAGCGACTTCGATACCGTACCTGTGGGCGACATTCCGGCCGACGCCAGCATCCTGGACGTCCGCGAAGACTACGAGTGGGTGGCCGGGCACGCGGAAGGTGCACGGCATATCCCCATGGACCAACTGCCGGCACGCCTGGACGAGCTCGATCCGGATGATGACCTCTTTGTCATCTGCCGCACCGGAGGACGGTCATTCCGCGCTGTCCAGTGGCTCGTGGGACAGGGCTATTCTGCCGTGAACGTTGCTGGTGGCATGGACATGTGGTTTGAGACCGGGAAGCCCATGGTTTCGGATAACGGGCTCAAGCCGGTTGTTCTGTAGCACGCGCATATAACCAGCAAGGAATATTTCCAATGTCGGCAGTCACCTACACGTTCCTCGGTCCCGAGGGCACCTTCACCGAAGCTGCCCTCATGCAAGTTCCGGGGGCTGCTGACGCCACCCGCATTCCGTGCACCAACGTCAACACAGCGCTGGATCGGGTCCGCGCCGGCGAGGCTGACGCGGCCATGGTGCCCATCGAGAACTCGGTGGAGGGCGGGGTTACTGCCACCTTGGACGCGATCGCCACAGGCCAGGAACTCCGGATTATCCGTGAGGCCCTTGTTCCCATCACCTTCGTGCTCGTGGCGAGGCCCGGCGTCGAGCTCTCTGACATCAAGCGGATCTCGACGCACGGCCATGCCTGGGCGCAATGCCGTCTGTGGGTGGACGAGAACCTCCCGGACGCCGATTACGTCCCGGGCTCCTCGACGGCGGCGTCCGCCATGGGCCTGCTTGAAGACGACGCTCCCTATGAAGCGGCCATTTGTGCCCCCTTGGTTGCTGCGGGACAACCCGGCCTCAACGTCCTCGCCGAAGACATCGGAGACAACCCTGACGCGGTCACCCGGTTCATCCTGGTGAGCAAGCCCGGCCTCCTTCCGGAACGCACGGGCGCGGACAAGACCACCGTGGTGGTCCCGCTGCCTGAGGACCACCCGGGCGCGCTCATGGAAATCCTGGACCAATTCGCGTCCCGCGGCGTGAACCTGAGCCGCATCGAATCACGGCCCACCGGACAATACCTGGGCCACTACTTCTTCAGCATTGACGCAGACGGGCATGCCACCGATTCCCGGGTGGCGGACGCCTTGGCCGGACTGCACCGGATCAGTCCGGCAACCCGGTTCCTGGGCTCCTACGCCCGTGCGGACAAGCAGCCGGCCGTGGTGGCACCGCATACCTCGGACGCTGCTTTCTCCTCTGCACATGCGTGGGTTGACTCGATCCTGAAGGGCTCATAGCCGTCGTCCACAGGGCGCATTGGTTGCCCTTTCGCAAGGATGCTTCTGTGCGTATGCTTGCCTGATCCATAAACGATGGATGAATGCCAAACGAAAGGGAGCGGTCATGACTGTCCACAGCGATGACAAAGACGGCCAGGGCATGATCGTCAATCCCAAGCCTTCAAGTGAAAACGAAGCTGACTGGGACGGCGATGAAGCTGATCGTGCGGATCGCCTGCGTTTTGAAGAAGAACAAGCCATGATCAAGGAGCAGTCCGAGGCCCGGGCTGCCGCCAAGGCGGCGGCTGAAGAAGCAGGGAAGAACGCAGCCCAACCTGAATAAGGGCGCTGTCTAGAGGGTCTTGGCTTTCGGTACGCGCACCAGCAATGACCCTGGCTCCACCTGAACAGTGACTTTGGTTGCTTCACCCGACGGGTCGCCGTCGAGCTGTGTGGCCATCGGTTCCTGGCTACGGATGGTGACTTTTCCGGAACGGTAGAAGCTCATCATGGGCAGGTTCGCATTGTGCTTGAACAGAACCTTTGTGTACATGGCGAGCCAGCCGAAAGCGCTGCGCGGGCTCATCACCACAATGTCCAGCATTCCGTCGTCGATCATGGCCTGCGGGATGAAGTCGATACCGCCGGGAATCAAACCACAGTTGGCGAACAGTACACTGCGGATTTTCCGTGCCTGTTCGGGCTGGTCATCCATGGTGATGGTGACGCGTTTGCGGCGGCCAGGCAGGTGCCGGACGCCGGCTTCGGTATAGGCGAGCCAGCCAACGCTTTTCTTGAGGTTATCCCTGGTGTCGCCAACAACCTCAGCGTCCAGGCCCATGCCGGCGATGACCAAGAAGGTGTGTTCGGCGGACTCGCCAGTGATCTCGTTGTCGATGCCCATGGTTGCAGTGTCGATGAAACGCTGGTGGCCGAACAGTGCTGTCTGGATGCAGCCCGCGAGGTCCGTGACGTCCAGATCCACGTTGCGGGCCAGCAAGTTTCCGGTGCCCAGCGGGATGAGGCCCATGGCCACGTTCTTGTGCGCCAGCGACTCTGCCACCACGCGCACTGTGCCGTCGCCGCCGCACGCCAGAACGACGTCGGCGCCGTACGCCAGCGCTTGGCGCGATTGCCCGTAGCCGGGGTCGTCCACGGTGGTTTCAAAGAACTTGGGCGCGTCCCATCCGGCGAGATCGCAGGCGTCGATGATGGCTTGGCGGGCCTCGTCGGCGTTGTTTTTCACGGGGTTGAGAATGACCGCCACGCGCTGGTCCCCGGGGCCGGGCTTGTGTGAGTCCTCCCGGACTGCGCTCCTGATGTGGCGGGCTTTCAATCGGCGCACACCCCACCAACTGGAGACGGCAAAAGCCACGCCCCCAGCCAGAATCAGGTACAAGATCCAGTCGCTCATGGTGCTCCAACACTATCCTCCTGGGCAGTCCCCTCTTTGCCGCGCTCCCAGGACGGACAGGCTTTGCCCGCTGCGGGCCGGAAATCCGCGGCAGATTCGAATACTCTTGTCTGGTGATCGACGTAAAAGACCTCAGCGAAAATCCGGACAAGTTCCGTGCCAGCCAGCGCGCCCGTGGCGCCGACGAGTCCGTTGTGGACGCGATCATCTCCGCTGACTCTTCCCGTCGTGCCGCGCTGATCCGCCACGAAACCCTCCGCGCCGAGCAGAACGCTTTCGGTAAGAAGGTGGCACAGGCCAAGGGCGAGGAAAAGCAGGCCCTGCTGGCGGAGGTCAAGGAACTCGCCAACTCGGTCAAGGCCGCGTCTGCTGAAGCCGCAGCTGCCCAAGCCAAGCAGGAGGAACTTCTCCGCGTTATCCCCAACCTGGTGGTGGATGGTGTCCCCGAGGGCGGCGAGGATGACTACGTAGTGGTCAAGACCGTGGGTACCCCCCGCGAATTCACGGACTTCGAGCCGAAGGATCACCTTGAAATCGGTGAACTGATTGGCGCGATTGACATGGAACGTGGCGCCAAGGTTTCCGGCTCGCGTTTCTACTTCCTCCGCGGCGTAGGTGCGCGGCTGGAAATGGCGCTGTTGCAGATGGCCATGGAGCAGGCCATCAACGCTGGCTTCGTCCCCATGATCACCCCCACTTTGGTGCGTCCGGAGACCATGCAGGGCACCGGTTTTGATGTAAAGCACGACGCCGAGATTTACCGTCTCGCCGAAGACGACCTTTACCTCGTGGGAACCTCGGAGGTGGCCCTCGCCGGCTACCACGCAGACGAGATCCTGGACCTTTCTGCCGGCCCCATCCGTTACGCGGGCCAGAGCTCCTGTTACCGCCGCGAGGCCGGATCCCACGGCAAGGACACCCGCGGCATCATCCGCGTGCACCAGTTCAACAAGGTGGAGATGTTCATCTACACCACCGTTGAGGAAGCTGCTGCCGAGCACCAGCGCCTGCTGGCTTGGGAAGAGGAAATGCTGGCCAAGTGCGAGCTTCCTTACCGTGTGATCGACACTGCTGCCGGCGACCT is drawn from Arthrobacter sp. 31Y and contains these coding sequences:
- the serS gene encoding serine--tRNA ligase is translated as MIDVKDLSENPDKFRASQRARGADESVVDAIISADSSRRAALIRHETLRAEQNAFGKKVAQAKGEEKQALLAEVKELANSVKAASAEAAAAQAKQEELLRVIPNLVVDGVPEGGEDDYVVVKTVGTPREFTDFEPKDHLEIGELIGAIDMERGAKVSGSRFYFLRGVGARLEMALLQMAMEQAINAGFVPMITPTLVRPETMQGTGFDVKHDAEIYRLAEDDLYLVGTSEVALAGYHADEILDLSAGPIRYAGQSSCYRREAGSHGKDTRGIIRVHQFNKVEMFIYTTVEEAAAEHQRLLAWEEEMLAKCELPYRVIDTAAGDLGMSAARKFDCEAWVPTQNAYRELTSTSNCTTFQARRLNIRERAVNDEGVAKGTRAVATLNGTLATTRWIVAILEHHQNPDGSVNVPKALQKYLGGLEVLPVL
- a CDS encoding SDR family NAD(P)-dependent oxidoreductase, producing the protein MGNFEGKTALVTGGGSGLGEAISKDLAKNGVNVVVVDVNLDAATRVAGEITADGGKAVPFQGNTAVAEDSKKAVDFAVETYGALNYAVNNAGIGGASAPVGEIDIEDWDRVIAINLSGVLYGMRYQVPAILAAGASEGAIVNMASIHGAVAAPGNAAYTAAKHGVVGMTKNAAAEYGAQGLRVNAVGPGYIDTPLLAAAPKEVISGLEAKHPLGRLGTAEEIANVTTFLLSDKASFMTGSYVLADGGYTAV
- the pheA gene encoding prephenate dehydratase, translated to MSAVTYTFLGPEGTFTEAALMQVPGAADATRIPCTNVNTALDRVRAGEADAAMVPIENSVEGGVTATLDAIATGQELRIIREALVPITFVLVARPGVELSDIKRISTHGHAWAQCRLWVDENLPDADYVPGSSTAASAMGLLEDDAPYEAAICAPLVAAGQPGLNVLAEDIGDNPDAVTRFILVSKPGLLPERTGADKTTVVVPLPEDHPGALMEILDQFASRGVNLSRIESRPTGQYLGHYFFSIDADGHATDSRVADALAGLHRISPATRFLGSYARADKQPAVVAPHTSDAAFSSAHAWVDSILKGS
- a CDS encoding peptide MFS transporter, with amino-acid sequence MPAVSASIEKMSTPQTTAESAKPAGDTSFFGHPKMLASLFSVEMWERFSFYGMQGILLYYMYFTAEQGGLSIDQGLAAGLVGAYGGGVYLSTILGAWLADRLFGSEKVLFGSAIMIMAGHIALALLPGVPGLIAGLVLVGIGSGGLKANATALVGSLYGEKDERRDAGFSIFYMGINLGGLIGPLVTGWLQTSYGFHIGFGAAAVGMAIGLVIYSLGRKRLPEEAHRVPNPLPAKDRTKYGLIFLAILIVIGVLLGTGLVNANNLASSMAYAAIGAAVIYLFLIFRSPLVTGVERKRVVAFIPLFIASAGFWALFQQQFTFIAVYSQEKLDRNLFGWEMPAAWVQSINPVFIIIFAGVMAALWTKLGSKQPSSPLKFSAGLLIMGLAFLAFIPLAGEGKTPLLALVGILFMFTLAELFLSPIGLSVSTKLAPKAFHTQMVALFFLSVSLGTTLAGILAGLYNPEDELPYFLGIGGVAVVLAVGLAAATPAIKKLMGGVR
- a CDS encoding DUF4190 domain-containing protein, yielding MSDQPSKGNEDKPAGYEPPQYVPPAQFSAPEPGTFSQGPSAESAPEQGAPEQGAPEYGANATQPLPPYEQGAPGQNPYTQPQEPAGTYAPGDYSQQPPSPYGQPPSPYQQQAFNQQPYGQQPYGQPQSPYGQPAYYAMQAEPKGLSIASMCCGIAIYVGFGFFILPQIAAVVLGHLALKREPAGKGMAIAGLVMGYLGVALTLIFGIIFFVAIGASSGSRYNY
- a CDS encoding peptidase E → MTTGQATILATSGGYRPGERTRIEFNHLMHYAVELSGASGRAPRVTHIGTASGDQRWWAAEMDQAARIAGFDFSHLNLFTMPNIADPEEHLLAQDVVWVNGGSVVNLLAVWRAHGLDGILRKAWENGVILAGVSAGSICWYQGGVTDSFGPELKPVSNALGFLPYANGVHYDSELRRAPAIHKLVANGTLGETHCTDDGVGLVYRGTELVEVVSELKNKAAFRVTAGAGESVDAVAVEERLEPRFLG
- a CDS encoding amidase encodes the protein MADPYLHDLSLLTAVELRDVLAAGELSARESAEHFLRAIESRNKQLGAFVTVTAEQALKDAEAADGLYARLTREGRREELPALHGMPIAFKDLTDVAGVPTTHGSAALEHKPAPEDGALAATLKGRGVISLGKTQVPEFGLTAYSENRVAPPSRNPHALGRSSGGSSGGSAAAVAAGLVPFAPGTDGGGSIRIPAGACGLVGLKPGRGLVPSGASAGDAARLVVAGPLARTAVDAALLMDALVPRDLAPDGGYLATVGLAPEPLRIGVSLDSPWAGVYPFEIEPEAMDALMLGAKLLEKAGHNVSEADIRYDNRYPESFTTAWTAGVGSARIAPQREALLTPLTRTFRRRAQQRSALKINEALRFLRQFEHDTVAQYAEWDLILMPTLAQTPRPIGWFTGGGHSGEQWPSEWVGDADEDYKRQCEYAPWSSMVNVCGLPAISIPVHTTPGGLPMGIQLIGKPGSELLLLQLAAALETH
- a CDS encoding rhodanese-like domain-containing protein, producing MSDFDTVPVGDIPADASILDVREDYEWVAGHAEGARHIPMDQLPARLDELDPDDDLFVICRTGGRSFRAVQWLVGQGYSAVNVAGGMDMWFETGKPMVSDNGLKPVVL
- a CDS encoding diacylglycerol/lipid kinase family protein, with translation MSDWILYLILAGGVAFAVSSWWGVRRLKARHIRSAVREDSHKPGPGDQRVAVILNPVKNNADEARQAIIDACDLAGWDAPKFFETTVDDPGYGQSRQALAYGADVVLACGGDGTVRVVAESLAHKNVAMGLIPLGTGNLLARNVDLDVTDLAGCIQTALFGHQRFIDTATMGIDNEITGESAEHTFLVIAGMGLDAEVVGDTRDNLKKSVGWLAYTEAGVRHLPGRRKRVTITMDDQPEQARKIRSVLFANCGLIPGGIDFIPQAMIDDGMLDIVVMSPRSAFGWLAMYTKVLFKHNANLPMMSFYRSGKVTIRSQEPMATQLDGDPSGEATKVTVQVEPGSLLVRVPKAKTL